TAAAGAAGGTAGGAAAAGTGTAATAGAGATTCCACACAGATCAAattagattattattttacagGATGTGAAGTTCATGACGATGGGTTTCTTCtccttaatttttttgagaCTTATGATTCTTTCTTCTCTTTATAATTCGTTTTCCTTATTTGAAGTTGTTTAAAACTCAAtagagaaaaagaaaaaaaaaagaaaaatcaataGTTGTAAAGATCCGTATCTTGCTTCCTGTAACTTTGCTAGCCAGGTATTCGAATAGAATAGGATAATGAAATGTAAAGGggtaaataaaacaaatataaaattaaaggaaaatgcacttggaaaaaaataaacaaaatactaaaaaaaaaaactgatAGGATGGTATGCgtatattgaaatttacCTTATTAATAAGCTGAATACCTTCTCTaactttcttttcttttttttcttcaataaagCTCTATCATCTTTCTATTTCTTTGATGTACTGTCATCATTagaaatttcttcaattttgaCATCATTAGAAACTTCTTCAATCTTGACATCATCAGTAACATCTTCTATTTTTGAATCtccatcttcatcttcttcgattatttgttttttaccAACACTAGAACTTGAATTTTCAGTTTCGTGTATGTCACGATTACCACCACTTAAAGAAGCTAACATTTCATTCAAAGCAGCACCATGAATAAAAGATTGGTCGTTTGGACCTTGACTAATTTGAATACCGCCAGCACCTAAAAGAGCTTCAAGAGAGAACAAATCAACTGGGCCACCACCATTTCTAGCAGTAACACCACCAGTTGATCTAGACTTATTGCCACGTTTGTTACCATTTTCAGATCCTGCAGCATCATCATCGGTTTCATCAATATCCATGTCATCATtatgattaatttttttagtagtTATAGCgaaaatatcatcatttggAAATGCAAAAGATggataaattttctttcttctttcttcaaaagaaatatcTTGGTTAGTTTTATTGGttttatttgttgaatTCTTATTCTTATTCCTTATTCTTGAGGACCATTCTTCAATGGATTCCCCATCTTTTAAAAGAGCTACAATTACTATACTCATATTATCACAACCAATACCGGTACCTGCAGTAGTAGGAGAACAACAAACATCAATAATCTTGGAGGAAATTTCATTCAAGTTCATAGTTGTATTGTTGATAGCGTAATGAATGATATCAACACAATCTTGTGAAGATAAACAATCCCAAATACCATCACAAGCTAGAATaacaaattcatcatttttataatcTAATTCGTGCTTGATGATATCTGGTACACATGTAACTATCTGTTCATATGGTGATAagtcattatttaatttaaattcaaaatcacCAATAGCTCTTGAAAGAGCTAAATTACCATTGACACGGTCCATTTCTACAAACCCCTTAGCAGCAACAATACGAGATTTTTCACTTGCCAGAGTTGGCTTATGATCAAATGATAAAGCCTTGGCAATACCGTTGGAACTTAATACTGTTCTTGAATCACCTGAATTAGCACagataattgaattttgtaatttagaGATTAAAAGAGTGGTTGCAGTACAACCACTGTGatcattctttaaaattggatcttttaataattcttcatctaatGCCAAAAAAGTATCGATCATAGCTTGTTCGTAATTCccttttttgaaattttcttgCTCTCTCAATACACGAACGTTATTGTCACCACAATATTGAGCTACACCTGAACCACCATGACCATCAAACACACTATAATAAGCCAGATGATCTTTCTCAGAATCGTCCTTGGTAGCTTCTTTGTCATCTCCAGTATTGGAAATATTCAATTCCACAATATGGGAATCTTCCATGGACATACGCCAACCTTGCATGGCACATAACCCAAATGCTGTTAGAATATCATTCCCAGAATGATGTTCTTTATCGATGATAGGATTAGATAGAATTTGACCCATTTTAAActaatataattgaaaaatattgtagGAAAACTATTGAGATTCTTTATGTTTTTTATAGTTAATTGgtaaaaagtatatattaCTTTATATCCTATGGTTATAGTTTACTCAATTCACCTAATTTATATGCTTGTGTATGTAAGTCCAATTGCAGTTAAGAGGATCCCTATTTGAATGACGTCAATGTGTTGTATATTacttataaaaaataattggaaTCTACAAATATTCTAGTCCTTGATGATGTGATTTGACCACTAGATTGTATAAACTTTGTATTTACTTTGGTTTGTTATTTGCTAGTTGGTCTTCCATTTCTTGGCTTTCGTTTTCTCGTTTTTCGTTTTTCTTCCCTTGCtactaaaataaaatagaataacATACACCAATTGAAAACTAAGCGGAGAATTTCGCTGAGAAAATATCAACGCTGATAGAGCGAAGACGGCGACGCAATGTAATAGTTTATGACATCTCGATATACTGTCACATGAATATTGGTAACGAGTTAGTGGTTAGCAGAATTGTGAACGCATTTATGGCCAATATATTATCTAAGTAGCTTGAGAATATGGTTCGTTTTGACAGATGATTCCTAATCcaatatctatatatattttgcaTGCAGACGTCTGTTACGAaagtttgaaaaaatatatctaaattttGGAGCACTTTTATAATATgctatttataaaattaaatatttaatagtaAGGCACTTTATTTAAGTGAGTATGTATTTATTGTATAGGCAAcggtaaatatttaaaaaaaaaaattttaatcttGATTTGTGACGATAACGTAATGTCAGTCTGTAATTCATACCCATCTTTGAACAACGACAGAGTTAGCTAGATTGGCCACTTTTAAGGTGGTTGAATCCTTTGCAATAGGTTTCACAGGGAATGATGTGTTTAATGTGAAAGTTCTATTGTCATCTGTGTTGTCTTCCACATAATCATATAATGACTCAACAGTATCACTACTATTACAACGATATAATTCCTTCTTACCATTTGAATATCTAATCTGAATGGCAATATCATATTTCTTTTCgtcttctttctttttttcatcagGCTTTGAAGCTTCATTGGCCAAATTACTACTTTGagtatttattaatttaacttTACTATCACCTGGGACAGGAGAACCCAATCTTTGACCTTCACCGGAAAACCCTCCCAGTTGTCTCTTTGGTGGTTTATATTCTTCGTCTAACTTCTTAAACACATTTACATTTACTTCTTGACCAAATTCTACATCTAATAGTTTTAATGGCGCCCTACCTTGATTTAGTTCACTTAAATAAAAACTATTAGAAGGATCATCATATCTATATAATTTACTGTCACCTACTTGGAACCCATCTTTCCAAAAGGTAATCTCTCTGGTTACCTTTTTAGGTTTTCCAGTAGATGTATTTCCATTATCTTCTATTATTTGGTCTTGTGCATCCAATGATGACCCTAATCTGTAACCTTTTCCAGCAAATGATTCTACTTTTTCATCTTCGTTATCATCTACACCAAATCCAGTCCCCTCCTCATCACTAAATCCACCATTGGCCAATTGTTGACCACCTCTTTTTgctttttctaataaatctcTTAATAAAGAACTTGGATTACGTTCACTTGGGTTTGGATCAGCAATTTCTAAACCAGAAGTTTCACCACCAGCGAATGTAGTTCTTTGTTTGTgctcatcttcttctttatcaGCTTTGCCTCTGACCATATCTGAGAAACTCATGAATCTAGAATTACTATTACTGTTTGTTAAACTTCCACCTCTACTGGAAATACTATTAGTATTTCTTTGGCCTAGTCCACCAAATTGTGATGTGGAGCTTGATCTAGAACTACCAAAGGATTCATTTGCACCTCTATTGCCGCCTAACTCAGGTCTAACATTGGTGAGATTATTAGTTTCAGGGTTCATAAATGGTGAGTTTGCCTTGTTGCTCTCATTATCTAATCGATCAGCATAAAAGGCATTAACAGCAgtatcaatttctttatagtcatttaaatattgttgtGCTACTGAAATTGACGAATTGGTCAATTCcataaatttttgaatcttATCATCAGACATATTTGATTATGACTActtgtttgtttttatttaaatgatgatattattcttgttgttattactattaatatttgatcaCTATGAACCAGGTAGGTCGAACACTTTGAAGACTGTCTTATATGGTAATAGATAACGGTATAAAATGCGGAACTCggttataaatattttactattttttaacTGATCAAAAAAGTATCTGGTCATCTATCGAATGCATATGCCATAACAATATcactaaaaaaatatacaaaaattcaatattcgATGTCCATTCATCAATATTCACTTTCGGTTTTGACCCTTTGTTGCCACTCCGAAAATATGTCAAATATTAGCCGGGTAAGGGGTGctatatcattaaattaatcaaaacattttaaaaaactATTATCGTTAtaattaacaaaaaaatttaatatgatGGATTTGTCTTTATCAAcaattttatatacttctCCATGGTAATGGTTCTATtgtagtttttttttttcatatttcgGAAAACATTAGCCATAGATATAACTAACCTTACCTAAATTTTAAGCAagaattgatattattacaaattatTGAGATCACAAGTATATAGACtataattttcttataaaattattattttaatatttattttattttattttattgtattttattttttttttatatttaaatttgtatatttattgaCATCAAGAGACTCCccaatatcaataatttgaaagacacggagatttattattttaatatttattaataccATTAAGAAATCCCGACTCTAATTTAGACGGTGattaaaatgataaaaaaaaatactataaaatataaaaataagataCTAATCCATGGAAGTGTGAATACAACAATCAATGTCAAcagataatattaatattcaagaAACGTTGAAAgaacaaagaaaattattatcaaaaaatgaagaattaattaaacaaGAAAATGCTTTACAGAGAGAATATACAGTGATGTTGAGGAAATTGGTCTCTATTTCCAATGTACTAAATGATCTACAAATAGATGAGACCAaacattttgaaaatagtaataaagaAAGTGTTGATACGACATCTAATATAAAGGATAGCACATTACCGAACCTGAAAAATGTTTCTAATGATACTACTATAAACactaatgataataaaataccATCTTTAATACCCAATAAATTGTTAGAAAGTGTATCTGATTTAAATTGGTATAATGatcaaattaaatatataagaaGTTTAGAGGATAAAAACTCTGAAATGGAATTTGATATACCTGAAGCATTGGACAATGCttggaaaatatataaagaaaCCCCATTGTATTATAATGAAGGGGTCACATATGACAGTAATTAATGATATGCGGACCTCTATTTTTGGTATATATAGCTTGTACATATAGATGTCTCCCAGATAATTGTACACtagaaaatttaagaatatatatatatataaaatctATATTAACAACTAATTGCCTATAAATGTATTTGTGTATAACTAGCTGTCATGACTATCTTGTGAATCTTCATTGGCTTGAAGTTCAGAAGTGATTTGAATTGTTTCATCGATTAAGTCCTTAGCTTTTGTCTTGTCTTCCTTTTTATCATCTTTGGCAGGtgattcattttcaatagatAATCTCTCTTTCTCTTCAacattcttcttcttttctttttctttatccttctgtttttctattaatattttatcctCTTTGATAACATTTTCTAATGCTTTCTTATTTACAAAAAGgccaaataaaaatttacgAACATGAGGTCTAAATCGATATTTGGACATCAGGTCTAAGACTTTGAAAAACATCtttgaattttcaaataatttaggTCCATACCTATTGTTTATTTCTGTGATATCCTTAATAGCATTGTTAGCTATAATATGATTACCTAATTCGCATACTATGGTAGCTACTTTTTCAATGATTTTATCTTCACTAGTTTTTTCATCACTACTATTAAGAGCAATGATACCTTTAGAATCctttttatttagtttttCATCTGTTACATTACTCAAAATTGATCTGCTTTCACTTCTGCTTGTAGTGCTGGAATATGGTTGAATAGATCTTCTTCTAGAATATATATTGGTAGGTTTACTTTCTAAGtctattttttgaaaatttaaaattgatgattCGTGGGGTAAAAGATAATCTACATTTGGACCACTCCAAGGATTTTCTAGCATGttcttttcaaataaaagatgGTCTAAGTCGACTTTGATAGGTTGTGCATCATCAATAACATTACCATATCTCTTATCGAATTCTATGACATTATTACTATAAGGGTTATAATTTGACCATTGAGACTCAttgaaagataaaaatttgtCAAATCTTTTTGGTAATGCAATGCTTAGAGGCTTGGAGTACACGTCTAAAGTACAATCCCAGTTCATTTCATCTAATATTTCGCAAccttcttttattttaccaATTAATCCTAAGGCATGGAAAGCTGTAAATCTAACACTTATTACAGTAGCAGTATAAGCTACTTGTATTATGTCTTCCACGATAGAATAATTGTCCAATAAACCAATACCCAATTCTGTAGATCCGATGAAACCACAACACCATAATGCAGCCTTGACTTGAACAATCCATCGTGGATTCTCATTTGATGAGCCTTCTTGAACATATTTCTTAACAACATTCATAAATCTTATTAGATCACCACAAGATGTAATCAAACTAATTCCTTCTTCTGTCTGTGCTAAACTTTCATACAGATGAAGTGGTAATCTATTTgatctttcaaatttattactaCGGTCATTACGAGAGCCATTTAAAAAgtcttcaataatatttacatattcttcattttttcttttaatccATGATATTCTTTCGCTTTCGATAAAGTCAACTTCATCTAATAACTGAAACCCATATGATGTGCTTAAAAGCTCAAATAATATAGGAGATCTGATAAATACCATTTGACTTAATGAGGTTCGTAGCCAGGATATTAAGTTTTCAGGTTCAGTTTCAGATATAGCATTTTCATATAAAGCTTGGTCAGCTAAAGCAACGACTCGTGGATTTAAATCATACAATTGTCTTGTAAGCATCTCCATGatataattgattaaaCTTGTTTGATTATGGTCCTTTACTATTCTCTTCCCATTTGaaacattttcattattttctttggaTAACTTTCGTAATTCATTCCCAATGTGTTCAGTTGCCTTTAATCTGATATTCTCATGGGGATTCACTAATGCTTTACCAATAATTGTTCTACAGTGTGAGGAATGACCTAAATCTAATTCTGGTATAGTTAACATTAGAAATTTACCAGACATATTagtttttaattcaaacattttataaataattgtgAAAAATCTCCATTTGGCCAAAACTTGACAGCCAGAATTTGATTGAGTTAGAACACCTAcgaatttgaaataacCACCTATAATTTTAGTTTTCAAAGATGCactattaaataaatttcctTTTGTATGCCCCTCCATtgctttaaataataatgatgcCAATTGtggaataattttattatcatccattaaaattttcctaccttcaatatttgaagttagcatatgaaaaaatttacaacCAACTTGAATATACTTTTGAGCAAGTTTTGCTCTTTTGCTGACACTGGAAAATCGTAATCTTAAAGGTCTATAGAAGACTAGTAATCTTCTTATAAATTTCGTGGATTTAACAACTTCTTCTAAGAGATGAGCGTTCGTTAAGGGGCCTTCCAGAAGTTCTTGGATTACATTCCAGTTCCATAACGAATAATCTTTTGTTTGTAAAACTTTTGAATCAAATAGCATTCTACGGAATTTCATTTCATCGATAGAATGAATTAAGTTGTTTGATTTTGTTTGTAATGAATATTGCTTTAAGTTATTTTTGTAGCTTATATCTTCTAATCCCAAAGTATTTCTACctttgtttattaaatatgaCGTTTTGGAAAATTGATAAGTCCCTTCAAATAAGGTGACTGATTTATCTATTTCATATATTTGGAAGgaatctaattttaaatcaatcaaATTCATTGCTAATTGAGAATATTCATTCAAAAGATATCTGGCTTTTGCAATTAATActgaatttttatcatgatatttttcatctttattattaatacttGTTAATAAcctttcttcaaaattacaattatgtagtattaaaataatcaaagCCACGTTTTGAATAATTGGTAATGGCTGTTTATGAATCGCAGATGGAACAggtttaaatattttttcttgacTTCTCCCTCTTTTAGAATAATGTAATGGTTTAATTCGTAATAcatctaaaaatatatcaattaaGAAATGTGCACAATTAGGTACATcgaaaaatgataatacttCACGCAACGCTTTGCAATCATCCATAGAATAAAGCATGCACCCCACATAACTTTTTAGTGCTTTCGAAATTAAGATCGAGGCATTATGCAAATTATCGATTGTTGatgtagaattattatttgaatcggaaaataaagttgataaaatagaaatgtTAAATTCTTTGAGAAAATATCTTCTAGTCCTATCAGTTGACAGAAGTTCTAAAATAGTGTCTAATATGATGCATGCTAAGGAAATTGAATTGTTTTCTTGTAAAAggttttcaaaaattctCATACCATGacattttctaataaattctgGATTAATGAAGcataattctaataaagttTCAATAGCAATATTTCGAAGTGTATCATCATTTCTTTCTATACAAGCAATAATAGATTGAactattgaattattgattCCAATATTGTGGCTAATAAATACTCGTAATAACTTAATAGCTTGTTCTCTTTCTACTTGATACGAATTCTCctttgataatgaaataatgataaaaatatcgaATCTTAacttaattaataattgaatcaaTTCATTTGATGTAATTAAGTATCTGCAAATTCTATATATTGCAGCTGTAATGAATTtatcatctttttttaataataatgattgcATGGTATCTAAAAATGAATTCACTATTagttcatttttaatttctggATTTTCCTTTAAAGCTTTAACGAAGTTATTAGCTTTTTCTAAGAATAacttatttgaaattgagGGATCTTGTAATGTATGCATATAAGTACTAATAAGCCAAGTAGCAGtatctttatttgaaaCATCAGGTATAATATTGTTCACTGTGTCATTTGAATGATTAGAGTtgaattcaattgaattcaATGTGTTATTTCTATACCTAGATGATATATAAGTATTTGTTacattgttattattatttgttacattgttaatattatttgtgaTATTAGTAATTGTGTCATCCATACTGTCTAATTGATTGAAGTTTAAAGAATCTGCATCTGAAGGAGATTTATAAAATGGAGAATTTGTTATTAATGGTAATGTAGTAGCTGTTGATAAAAGAGGTGTATTTAAATCTGATAATGATTTGTAGTTTAAATCTTGGTTTGCATTTGTATAGGTATTATCTAATtgatcattattattattgttggtTGAAAGTTCatctaaatttatatttaaaagtgAAGGATTATTTTTAGTCACTATATCGTATTGAGATTTCAAAtcagtaatatttttttcaattttcttgattgaattatcaaattctcTAATTTGTGTATTTGCTTTTATCCTAAGATTATGATTTTCTAGATGATGAGTTGAATAAGTCCctgaatatatatttgaagatgtggactcttttattttttcaaattcgtCTTTTTTCCTTTTAAGATCTATTAGTTCTTGGTTTTGTTGATCCAATTGAAGTTTAATGTTCCAAAGTGTTCTTGTAGGATTTGCAGTAGAAGCtgttatattaaattttgattttctaTTAACAGGGAGTTGATGTGGGCTTAATGGAGATATAAgatctaaattattattaatattatttgcaCTTTCAGGGCCTCCACCACCTCTTTTTGAAGTTGATATAAACGATGTTGAAAGTACTAAATTTTTCCGATTTCTTTTTGTAGAATTATTCGTTATTGAATGAGTAagattatttgtattaccatttgaaattgatgaattaatgGATGATGTAGTACTTGTTATAGTATTCCATGTATTTGCCCTTGTCctggaattattattgtccTGATTTGTAGAATAGTTCAATGTATTATTACTGTTCAATGTTGCCGTAGATCTAATTGGATTTAATGCGTTCGAgctattattttcattataaatattattattagttctTATGGGATTTGAAATAGGACTATTCTGACTAGTTACAGTTAACTTACTATTATTAGACATTTTCAAGTTAacgaaaaaataattttgtgctaaatattactttatatttatatgcGATTATGTTTTTGGTTGTATGATATGGTATTGTATTAGGGTTGTACACTATGAGATgctaataatttcaaaaaaatgtaaTGAATTATATGTTGTTATATGTGGTATTGTCGTATAAACATGAATGAGAGAAGTATTATGAATTGataagagaaaaaaaaaaaataaataaataaataaataaaatggaTTAGGATGTTGTAGTAATAGCTTTGAAACTTGTTAGAACAATAAATCAAGCTTTCTAAATTATAGGATGTGTAAATCTTTAAAGAGGTTTACTTATTTACATGTATTATACAAtcttaaatttcaaatcacatcaaatgaagaaaagtAGAAATTAGGAATAATTCctaaattggaaaaattatctatCACGTGACtgtttcaaatatttccaaaatttacataattaattattcacaacaaaaaaaaaaaaaaaaaataaaatacatttGTTATTTCTTTGGATCATTTTGATCTTCATCTTTGTTAGACTCTTGCTTATCTGATTCATCAGCTAACTGTTTAATCTGATCAATTATTGAAGTAGTAGACTCATCTATGACTAGCAATTTCTCATTGGGAatagtatttttaattgatgatttaattaaaacaCTAAAATCTTCCAAACTTGAGATATTTAAAACCATTGCTGCACCAGTTGTTAGCATTGTAGAAATCCCTAACGTTACTGCAGATGCACAAATCAAGGCGGTTCTTGCTTCGTTAGTTGGTATTACATTTTGTAAAATGTCATTTCTCTGAAATTGTTTGGGTATATCTGTTGGAAGAATAAGGTTAGTAAGATATTGCAAATGCAAGATAAGGAAGTAGTTTTGATACATACATTTGCGTGAGAGCATTTGTTTATAAGTATATCTTGTGGCTAGCACAGTAAATGCTGTGGCACATACGAATCGTAGAACTTGTTTGGTTCTCCTTCTAGAATTGTCACTAAGCATAGAATCTgtcatatttatttctgCGTATGATATTTGATTGTTCTTtgggggggggggggtactatgttttattaattacCCTTTTTCCTTTATTCCAATTGTTATAACAATGCTACTTACTGATGatatgatttaaaaaatcagaATAGATACTGCGCGAAAAACTCGAACCCAGGGTGACGGggataataaatatgtcagaaaaaaaaaggaattaaagaaaaaaaattttttatttttatttttggataataccaaatttcttcaaattaaGGGAAATTATTAGTAGATTGTGAAGGGACGTTCGAAATTTCTAGAACAAACGTTTGCATTATTGGTTTCAGGGTGGAGATGTTATAAAAAGATGAGTAAACcttgataaatttttaaacgtaaattaatgaattattgatattcaTCTCAGAGGAAGGTTGTCTAAATCTAGCTGCATGAAGAAAAGCAGGCAATGTCAATTACAAAGTCCAATATTCAATATCCTTTATGCAAAAAAGAATGTAGTGAAACAATTGCGACATCAACTCTACcagaaatatataatgaaGATGGATACAATATCAACAGTGCAATTACAATAGCACCATTCAATGACAACCACAAGAAATTCTATCTGCATAGTGCAACCACAATGACGTCGTCATGCAATAATACCACCGATCGAGCTGTGACGGCCaatgaagaagaacaaaTATGTTTGCCGAATATCGAAGACGAAATCACTACTATTGGTGTCAACACGTTAGATGAAAGTGTAAATAGTTTTGTGAAAAGTGAGACATCGACTTTTTCACCAGGAAATTCATACCTCTGTTTTAATTTCACATCTAAATTTCCCAACCATGTTTCTAATGGGACAGGGTTATCTCATGTTTATTCGGTTAATGGTAGACATGATGTCCAGCAAGATAATAGAAGTGTGGTGGATTTGTCGTATCAGTTGATCAGCCAATATTTGGGTGAAGCTAAGGAAACGTCCCTTGTGCCGAGGTTGACGACGATTGAGATGTATCGAGAGAATGTGAAGAAATCCAAAGATATCCGGGTATTATTTGGGTTTGCTCAGTATATTTTGCAAATGGCATTGACAATTGagaattcttcttctataATTGATCCTAACAATCAAAAGTCTCGAGAAGAATTGAAAGagcaatttttaaaagaggccaagaattatttgaaaaaactgAGTGTGAAAGGGTATGTGGATGCGCAATATTTGCTCGGAGATGCGTATGCGTCGGGTGCTATTAACAATGGTAAAgtgaataataaagaatcaTTCCAATTG
This DNA window, taken from Henningerozyma blattae CBS 6284 chromosome 3, complete genome, encodes the following:
- the PTC2 gene encoding type 2C protein phosphatase PTC2 (similar to Saccharomyces cerevisiae PTC3 (YBL056W) and PTC2 (YER089C); ancestral locus Anc_7.374), whose protein sequence is MGQILSNPIIDKEHHSGNDILTAFGLCAMQGWRMSMEDSHIVELNISNTGDDKEATKDDSEKDHLAYYSVFDGHGGSGVAQYCGDNNVRVLREQENFKKGNYEQAMIDTFLALDEELLKDPILKNDHSGCTATTLLISKLQNSIICANSGDSRTVLSSNGIAKALSFDHKPTLASEKSRIVAAKGFVEMDRVNGNLALSRAIGDFEFKLNNDLSPYEQIVTCVPDIIKHELDYKNDEFVILACDGIWDCLSSQDCVDIIHYAINNTTMNLNEISSKIIDVCCSPTTAGTGIGCDNMSIVIVALLKDGESIEEWSSRIRNKNKNSTNKTNKTNQDISFEERRKKIYPSFAFPNDDIFAITTKKINHNDDMDIDETDDDAAGSENGNKRGNKSRSTGGVTARNGGGPVDLFSLEALLGAGGIQISQGPNDQSFIHGAALNEMLASLSGGNRDIHETENSSSSVGKKQIIEEDEDGDSKIEDVTDDVKIEEVSNDVKIEEISNDDSTSKK
- the SHP1 gene encoding protein phosphatase regulator SHP1 (similar to Saccharomyces cerevisiae SHP1 (YBL058W); ancestral locus Anc_7.377) translates to MSDDKIQKFMELTNSSISVAQQYLNDYKEIDTAVNAFYADRLDNESNKANSPFMNPETNNLTNVRPELGGNRGANESFGSSRSSSTSQFGGLGQRNTNSISSRGGSLTNSNSNSRFMSFSDMVRGKADKEEDEHKQRTTFAGGETSGLEIADPNPSERNPSSLLRDLLEKAKRGGQQLANGGFSDEEGTGFGVDDNEDEKVESFAGKGYRLGSSLDAQDQIIEDNGNTSTGKPKKVTREITFWKDGFQVGDSKLYRYDDPSNSFYLSELNQGRAPLKLLDVEFGQEVNVNVFKKLDEEYKPPKRQLGGFSGEGQRLGSPVPGDSKVKLINTQSSNLANEASKPDEKKKEDEKKYDIAIQIRYSNGKKELYRCNSSDTVESLYDYVEDNTDDNRTFTLNTSFPVKPIAKDSTTLKVANLANSVVVQRWV
- the IES5 gene encoding Ies5p (similar to Saccharomyces cerevisiae IES5 (YER092W); ancestral locus Anc_7.379) encodes the protein MSTDNINIQETLKEQRKLLSKNEELIKQENALQREYTVMLRKLVSISNVLNDLQIDETKHFENSNKESVDTTSNIKDSTLPNLKNVSNDTTINTNDNKIPSLIPNKLLESVSDLNWYNDQIKYIRSLEDKNSEMEFDIPEALDNAWKIYKETPLYYNEGVTYDSN
- the TSC11 gene encoding TORC2 complex subunit TSC11 (similar to Saccharomyces cerevisiae TSC11 (YER093C); ancestral locus Anc_7.380), which encodes MSNNSKLTVTSQNSPISNPIRTNNNIYNENNSSNALNPIRSTATLNSNNTLNYSTNQDNNNSRTRANTWNTITSTTSSINSSISNGNTNNLTHSITNNSTKRNRKNLVLSTSFISTSKRGGGGPESANNINNNLDLISPLSPHQLPVNRKSKFNITASTANPTRTLWNIKLQLDQQNQELIDLKRKKDEFEKIKESTSSNIYSGTYSTHHLENHNLRIKANTQIREFDNSIKKIEKNITDLKSQYDIVTKNNPSLLNINLDELSTNNNNNDQLDNTYTNANQDLNYKSLSDLNTPLLSTATTLPLITNSPFYKSPSDADSLNFNQLDSMDDTITNITNNINNVTNNNNNVTNTYISSRYRNNTLNSIEFNSNHSNDTVNNIIPDVSNKDTATWLISTYMHTLQDPSISNKLFLEKANNFVKALKENPEIKNELIVNSFLDTMQSLLLKKDDKFITAAIYRICRYLITSNELIQLLIKLRFDIFIIISLSKENSYQVEREQAIKLLRVFISHNIGINNSIVQSIIACIERNDDTLRNIAIETLLELCFINPEFIRKCHGMRIFENLLQENNSISLACIILDTILELLSTDRTRRYFLKEFNISILSTLFSDSNNNSTSTIDNLHNASILISKALKSYVGCMLYSMDDCKALREVLSFFDVPNCAHFLIDIFLDVLRIKPLHYSKRGRSQEKIFKPVPSAIHKQPLPIIQNVALIILILHNCNFEERLLTSINNKDEKYHDKNSVLIAKARYLLNEYSQLAMNLIDLKLDSFQIYEIDKSVTLFEGTYQFSKTSYLINKGRNTLGLEDISYKNNLKQYSLQTKSNNLIHSIDEMKFRRMLFDSKVLQTKDYSLWNWNVIQELLEGPLTNAHLLEEVVKSTKFIRRLLVFYRPLRLRFSSVSKRAKLAQKYIQVGCKFFHMLTSNIEGRKILMDDNKIIPQLASLLFKAMEGHTKGNLFNSASLKTKIIGGYFKFVGVLTQSNSGCQVLAKWRFFTIIYKMFELKTNMSGKFLMLTIPELDLGHSSHCRTIIGKALVNPHENIRLKATEHIGNELRKLSKENNENVSNGKRIVKDHNQTSLINYIMEMLTRQLYDLNPRVVALADQALYENAISETEPENLISWLRTSLSQMVFIRSPILFELLSTSYGFQLLDEVDFIESERISWIKRKNEEYVNIIEDFLNGSRNDRSNKFERSNRLPLHLYESLAQTEEGISLITSCGDLIRFMNVVKKYVQEGSSNENPRWIVQVKAALWCCGFIGSTELGIGLLDNYSIVEDIIQVAYTATVISVRFTAFHALGLIGKIKEGCEILDEMNWDCTLDVYSKPLSIALPKRFDKFLSFNESQWSNYNPYSNNVIEFDKRYGNVIDDAQPIKVDLDHLLFEKNMLENPWSGPNVDYLLPHESSILNFQKIDLESKPTNIYSRRRSIQPYSSTTSRSESRSILSNVTDEKLNKKDSKGIIALNSSDEKTSEDKIIEKVATIVCELGNHIIANNAIKDITEINNRYGPKLFENSKMFFKVLDLMSKYRFRPHVRKFLFGLFVNKKALENVIKEDKILIEKQKDKEKEKKKNVEEKERLSIENESPAKDDKKEDKTKAKDLIDETIQITSELQANEDSQDSHDS